A segment of the Corylus avellana chromosome ca2, CavTom2PMs-1.0 genome:
TTCCTAACATCTCATCTCTATTGCTGAGTTGTAGAAGTGACAGTTCTTCTGACAGTGAGCGTGGAACATCTAGTCATTCAAAGAGGCACAAGAAGACTGACAAGCCAAAGAAGGTGGTGGTTCAACTCCTTTTTAGCTCATCTTGTTATATCCTCTGCTTGTCTTCTTATCCCTcttcatttcaatttcattttctAGAACAAGGAAAAGGACCGAAGCAAGAGTCATCGCCATAAACAGTACAGCCACAAACTTAAAGAGGTAGGCCACTACCCTTTCTATAGCTTAATAGGCTCCATATGATTGTTTCTATGCTAGTGGTTAGTTAGTACTATGTTTTCTAACCCATCTAGTATGgttgatttttaatttgttagttaCTCTGTGGCATTGAATAGTGTAACTAAATTGTGAGCAAACTAACTGCAGAAACAAAATAACACTGTGTTTGACTTGAGATTGAATAACAAGAACAATAGCATAAGAGGAAGGTGGTGTGGTAAACTGTGtttagaatttaaatttccttAAAAGTAATAATAGGACATAAGGTCTTAAGTCACTCAAGTGTGCTTCTATAATGGGTTTGTTAGAAGACTTTCTTTTTTCCCATTAGAAAAGAAGTTTAAAGACAAAACAATGGCCGTTGAGAGCTCCTTGatgcattttcattttccatgTATACGTTGTGAAAGTTCCATGTACTTGTGCATCTAGGAAGGTAACACATGTCTAGCAATTTATCATGGCATTCACAATATTTCACTTTAAATGTATGTGATATACCTATCATTATCTGAGGTGCTTATAGTACTTTCTGCCTGTTTTATGGAATGGCTCTATGAAATTGGAGCTGGGGTCTGTGACATCATGATTGGATACTTGCTTGATTGACTTGCCTGGATGTTGGTTCTGGGTTGGGTTTGTCTTGGCAATGGGAGCCATATACAGAAACAGCAGGATGAGAGAAGTAGTGGCCCTGTTCAGCTATCTAAGGTTCTCACTAAACTGTAGCACCTATGCTTGcagtttcaattatttgttgtTTTGCTGCTCTGCTTAAACCTTTATGTGCTTCATTCAGTTTTTAGGACGAGACAAGGACGACGGTGTTCGGCTTAGTGCCATCTCTGGAAAAAAGGTCAGGCTGTTGTTTACCTCGTATTATATAGCCTTTAAGAATGTTGTATATGAGATGATAGTCATAAAAatgtgatcatatatatatataatttttttttttgggtgtagaTTCGCTTGAAGGTTGAGAAAACAAAGGAGGATAAAGCTGCAGAGAATAAAAGAAACGAGttgttgaaatttttaaatgctAGTTTTGATTGAACTTTAGAGCCTGGAGTCAAGTCAATGAAATCAAGATAGAATGAAGAAATTGAGTTAGCAACTTCTCGCAAGCTTAATACCCAAGTTTCTATATCGAAGGCCAAGTTGCCTAGCATGGGGCCATATTTTCCCATTGTTGTTTCTGTTACctgaaaattgttaaatttcCATCTGAGCTTCTATTaaagttatgtttttttttttttttttggaaatattttGAGTGGTATTTCGAATTGGTGCTTCCTTCATATTATTGGCTATATTTATCAAGAAATCGTTATCAGGGTAGAAGCGTTTTGTGATACCCAATCCCTTCCCCCCTTTCTCCCTTCTGTGTCTTtctttggttggtttggttgaCTCTGGTTCCATTGGAACAACTTTTCAGAGggttatttttattctttggttGTGATGTAAAAGTAGTTTTAAGTGTTAGAAAGATTAATTGTAAATTTCTTTTACGACACAATGTTATTGGGACAAAATAGAATTGAAAAAATCCATTTCTTAGAGCACTTCTGATGAAACTGGAACTAGATCTCTTTAAATCTCACTCTCATCTCAAATATTTGATACTTTTCTGTTAAGGCTTTGACATTAAACTAAGTCATACATTTGGAAAGAAAGTTTTCTttacttcttatttttttaatattaagttgataaatatagtaaataataaagTGATAAATGTTGAGATAACAaatttttactattcaatttCAAAGTCATTGTTAAGAAATGTAGGGCATAGAATATCTTAAATGATatcatttgttttcttatgtttaccaacaaaaatttggaaaaactaCACGTACCCCTTTGACACTAATGCTAAGGAGCACAACTTTTTTCCGGAATTCATGCTCCAtggcgcgcgcgcgcgcgcacacatatatatatatatatatatatatataaattacaaatgTGCCATGGAGCACCACTTTTTTCGGATTATCACTTATCCCtttgaacttcttttttttaacatgtctacATAAGGGAAGGGGAATGGAGAATCGACCTAGTGATCTCAACTTCATTAGGAGTGGTCTAcagtcgattgaactacccattaGGAACCTTATCCCTTTGAacttatattttcaaattttaaaagattacaATAGACTCCAAATTATTAGTCTTTTCACTTGGCCTGTTGTTAAGGTTTTGGTTAGATTAGACAAAAAATGGTTCATATGCACATGACCAAAAATACCCTtgtaatatatgtatatataactCTTCCACGGCCAGGAAACCCACAATCGTGGATCTCCATGGAGAAGGCCCATGAGCCGTGGGTCTTTACTATTTAGCAGAGCATATATTTTGATGCCTTAGGTGAAAGTTTAAGTGggtttaaatattaattaaataatatttattttaagattaattatatttttatttaaaaatcattcttttcactttttgtgataaaaattactgattaagtttttataatcaAGATTTTCTATCATTCTTTCTCTCGTCTTTtcataagtttttcatatccagatgcatattttctagtatacatatttgattaaaaatattaacaaattaaacaaacacaatttatcaaaaaaaaaaaaagtatattctgactagaataaaataaattataaaaaatagaacaataaaaccgaTTTGTCAAAGCAATTATTTCGAAATAACTTGAATCTTGATAATCAAATTATCTAATACACTAAAACataagagacaaaaaataaagttgttaaactacAAGAGGCAAAAGAGTTTAACCCTTATCATTATTTGATCTTCTCATTTATTGATATCcattttttaagtcttatttATTTCGGAATGTTGgataatcaaatgatattaatgtttttttttgacatgtccacacaagaggggagaggagagattcaaactagtgacctccacttcatgaggcgtggtccccagCCAATTGAGATACCTCTTTGGGACATATTaatgcatttttgaaattaagtatGTGGCTTAATTTAAGCACAACAATTAGGTCTaatattttttggcatttttaaattacttatttaccttGATTAAAgagccttaattaaagaatattgagGTTAATAAGagcttaatttgttttttaatggatttttttattaatatttattaatttgaggCTATAAGCGGCCGCCTAATTTGCTTAGTGATTGAGCTGGCCTTTGTTTTTAGACCATGGGTGGGTCTCCAATCTCCATGGAGGAGACTCATTGCTCACCAAAGCTGGTTATGGGTCGGTCATTattatcaagaaaaaattgtcattataatgaagaaaaatacaatttttttttttttaaaaaaataccaaataaaagaaggactaaaataaaaattattacttcagaaattttttaaattaaaaataaggaaaaagtttctgaagcaaaataaagtttttaatttaaaaaaaataccaaaaaaaaaaaaaaacaataaccaacataaaaaattattacttcagaaatttttttttttattttgttattttttaaattaaaaaaaaagtcaaaaattggCCCCAAATTAGACAAAATAATTGAGCCTTTAGCATTTTCCAATACCTTAAATTTGGACAaagatattttgagaattttaattttatgccAGGATTTAAAGCTGAATTTTGAGGAGGGTgagtaaagtttttttttttttttttttttttttttttttttaaggtgtcTATTAACAAGACCAATATGAGGACATTGCTgtaatttaacttttatatcCTCTATAAATATGCTCTTCAAGATTAGGGTTTTAAACTATGGTCTGCGTCTGAGGCTCAGCGCCCACCTTAGCTGCTGAATGCATCCCAAGTTGCCTAGCATGGGGACATATTTTCCCATTGTTGTTTCTGTTACCTGAAACAACAATGGTGCTTCCTTCATCTCATTTGCTATATTTATCAAGGAATCGTTATCAGGGTAGAATCGTTTTGTGATACCCAATCCCTTCCCCCCTTTCTCCCTTCTCTGTCTTTCTTTGGTTTGTTTCGTTGACTCTGGTTCCATTGGAAAAACTTTTCAGATGgtaatttctattttttggttGTGATTATAAAAGTGGTTTTGAGTGTTTGAAAGATTAATTGTAAATTTCTTTTACCACATGGCTCTAATGATAGGATGTTATTGGAACAAAATAGACTGGAAAAAATCCATTTCTTAGAgcactttttttaattttttattttattttattttttttatataactgCTATccctttgattttttgattCCTGTTCATTTGCTTATCCTTATTTTGTCTCTCTTTGTTTTAACATTCGCACATAGTTCTTCTTGGGAACCTGTTTTCCGAGGAAATGGTTTCCAGGATTTTATGTGTGCGTAAAACAAGCTAATAATCCTTTCTGCTTGAGCTTTCTCCTTTATCAGTCCATGGAGATCTGCTCCAATGTAATTGGAttacatttttctctcaaaCCCATTAAGGAATTGGTTTTTACCATTTTGTGGGAATTCTTGGCGATGCGAATATCATCTAGTGGCGTctgtttttctgatttttaagggtgtgtttgtattgattgttttatttttaaaaaacccaTTAACCACAGTGAATTTGATTTGCAGCACATTGGGACATACTCTGTAACATAATATAACTTTCAATctgatctctttcttttttcttctcctacgAATTTGTAGGCCATGGATTGTGCTATAACAAACGGTTAAACatgagaaaatattaaagattGGCATTAAACATGTTTGAAATCAAGTAAAACAAGTTGTATAGTGGAGGGATTTTATTTAATATGGTAAATTTAGTTTAGAGTATGAGAGCAGACAGAGATCAGCAGATTAGTGGCCCTTTCATTTCACTTGCTTGGCAATGGCCAAGACAATGCTGCAAAGCTGGCTAAATGTGGTGCCCTGACTGCCTATTGGAGACTTGCCGGGTGCCATTTCCTCGATGCTTTGGTCACATGTGTCAGCATCATCCATGGCAGCCGACACATATGTACTAATGTCGTAATTCTTGGTTATAAAGGCAGTGTTGGAGTCATCAAGTTGTTCAAGTGCATCTTGGTAAAGCTCATTGCAATCTGCCAGGGCAACCTTAATCGGCTTGCTCGATGATTTGAGCAGTTTTTTCACTTGGTCATGTATATGGGTTGCTGTGGATGTTGCATGCTTTAGTGCAACTTTGGCCAGGACTTCCAAACTAGTTGCAGCACGGCTTTCCGGGTCATTTTGAAGGGTTCTTCTGCACAGTTCCTTGTACAGTGTGCTATCACAAGCTTTGATGATCAAATTTTGAGCANNNNNNNNNNNNNNNNNNNNNNNNNNNNNNNNNNNNNNNNNNNNNNNNNNNNNNNNNNNNNNNNNNNNNNNNNNNNNNNNNNNNNNNNNNNNNNNNNNNNTTTCAAGGAAACAATCCCTATCCAGTTCCAGTTggttattcgttttttttttgtacttttttcttccaaaagtaaATCACTTCCAGAGGCTTTTACTCTGTTCATATATTTGATTAAtagttctttcttctttcttcttctttctttcttctgtttATCATGGATTCATGATGTTAATGTTTGGGCCGCCATTTTCTTAGTCACCGTTTATAATTATCTTTGCTTTACAATCCATTCCCCACCGCCAcattcgtgtttttttttttttttttgtcctgatGATCTAGATTTGTGATCGAGTTTTCGCCATTTGGGTCTTGTACTCTGGTTTCTTGGCAtcatttttgggttttcttttgtttaatgttaTATTCAATCATCACTAGTTTGTATAATTTGTTTTCCGACCCTTGCTCTGCTGCGGTGATCTTGATTTTTGGAtctgtttttcaaaaaaaaaacttggtgcAGTTTGTTTTTCGGTTACTACTACCCATCAAATtaatgggttttattttttcagtcgCTGTGTAACGCTTGTGGGATCAGATATAGGAAGAGGAGGGTATCAATGGTGGGTTTTAGCCACGTGTCATGTAGGAAAAGGGACAGATCACATGGTAATGCTTCTACTGCTGCAACCACATCATCTACTCCTAAACCTGATGGTGACGGTGATGGCGACAGAGATCTCAGCGAGTGTTTGAAAACGAAATTAATGGCATTGGGGAAGGATTTGTTGTTGCAGAGGTCGCCGTCAGTGATGGTGACGAAGAAGCAGAGGTGCCAGAGGAGGAGGAAGCTGAAGGAGGAGGAACAAGCAGCTGTTTGTCTGATGGCATTGTCCTGCGACTCTGTTTTTGcctaaaaggaagaaaaagaacaaaaccagATAAAGATAAACAAGACCCTAACCATTAACCAACCAACAAATATTAATACCTTTTGTTGTCTTTTGGcttaccccttttttttttcttttttttttttttaaatatttttaatttaaagaaatgaagCAAAATACCCTTGTTCATGTTATGTGGGTATTTCCATTTCAAATACAGAAAAGGGAAAATGAGGGTGCTGGTTGAAGAAATGATGTCCTCCCTGCCTTTTGGTAATATATATTTGGATTATATTGTAAATAAACTCTGAAGTAATGGTAATATatgatctttctttctttctggaATGTGTGATTTTGCTGATTCTTGATGTGATGTGTTTGTGGTTGTGGAGATTGGCAGGTATGACTTCATTGTTGGAAATTGTCGGAGATTTGTACAATTGCAAGTAATAGTTGTTGATGTACAAAAATGGTTTTTTGCTTTAAAAGTAGTAAAATTAGACACTGAAAACCAAATTTGCCCTTGTCACCTCAAAACTTTTTATGattggacaaaattttttattcaaactagGTTGGGGGTTTCTTAAATTCAGTctataatatattaaaaccgTTTTATATCCTTtgaatggttaaaaaataatacatgtgtatttttcaagaataatattatatagtCTTTAAGgagtagttcaattggctgtgAACTACGTCTCATGAaacggaggttactagtttgaattctccatttttctttccttgtgtagacatgtcaaaaaaaaaaaaaaaaaaaagattaatattatatattaaattcatattttactcatattttattgagttgatatgcattttttttcatcCTNNNNNNNNNNNNNNNNNNNNNNNNNNNNNNNNNNNNNNNNNNNNNNNNNNNNNNNNNNNNNNNNNNNNNNNNNNNNNNNNNNNNNNNNNNNNNNNNNNNNAAAAGTCTATGGGATTCTTTTGGACAATATGTGCTTACATGCACCATCCACTCACTCCCCATGTTTCTAGCAAAAACATTTTCGACTCCacttattttaattactttctttAGATTTTAATCGTATccatgaactttttaattttggtcaaacatgctaaaaaaaacataactttAAATGTTAGTTTTGATTGAACTTTAGAGCCTGGAGTCAAGTCAGTGAAATCAagatagaaagaagaaattgagtTAGCAACTTCTCGCAAGCTTATTATGCAAGTTTCTTTGTCCAAGGCCAAGTTGCCTTGCATGGGCACATTTTTTCCCATTGTTGTTTATGTTACCTGAAACATTGTTAAATTTCCCATTGTTGTTAAAGTTAAGtgtgtttttgaaatatttttagtttggtaTTGTATCGAGTTGGTGCTTCCTTCATATCATTTGCTATATTTATCAAGGAATCGTTATCGGGCAGAAGCGTTTTGTGATACCCAATCCCTTCCCCCCTTTTCACCCTTCTCTGTCTTtctttggttggtttggttgaCTTTGGTTCCATTGGAAAAACTTTTCAgatggtaatttttattttttggttgtgatgattaaagtagttttgagtgtttgaaAGATTAATTGTAAATTTCTTTTACCACATGGCTCTAAATTAGATAGAATGTTATTGGAACAAAATAGAATGGAAAAAATCCATTTCTTagagcaccttttttttttttttttttaacaccgCTATCTCTTTGATTCATGTTCATTTGGTTATCCTTATttgtctttctttgtttttacaTTTGCACATAGTTCTTCTTGGGAATCTGTTTTCCGAGGAAATGGTTTCCGGGATTTTTTCTGTTCGTAAAACATGCTAATAATCCTTTATGCTTGAGCTTTGCCCTTTATCAGTCCATGGAGATCTGCTCCAATGTTATTGGATTAGATTTCTCTTTCAAACCCATTAAGGAATTGGTTTTCACCCATTTGTATGTGGGAATTCTTGGCGATGCGAATATCATCTAGGGGCTTTTGGTTTTTAAGGGTGTGTTTGTATtgcctattttatttttcagaaaCCCATTAGCCACATTAAATTTGATTAGCAGCACATTGGGACATGCTCTGTTACATAATCTaactttcaatttgatctctttcttttttcttctcctagGCCATGGATTGTGCTATAACAAACGGTAAAACtagagaaaaaatattaaagattgGCATTAGACATGTTTGAAATCAAGTAAGGTTGTATTATGaagggattttttatttttttttaatatggtaaaTTTAGTTTAGAGTATGAGAGCAGGCAGAGATTAGCGGCCCTTTGATTTCACTTGCTTGGCAATGGCCAAGACAATGCTGCAAAGCTGGCTAAATGTAGTGCCCTGACTGTCTATTTGAGACTGGCTGGGTGCCATTTCCTTGAAGCTTTGGTCACATGTGTCAGCATCAACCATGACAGCCGACGCATATGTGCTAATGTCGTAATTCTTGGTTATAAAGGCAGTGTTGGAGTCATCAAGTTGTTCAAGTGCATCTTGGTAGAGCTCATTGCAATCTGTCAGGGCAGCCTTAATCGGCTTGCTCGATGATTTGAGCAGTTTTTTTCACTTGGTCATGTATTTGGGTTCCTGTAGATGTTGCATGCTTTAGTGCAACTTTGGCTAGGACTTCCAAGCTAGTTGCAGCACGGCTTTCTAGGTcattttgaagagtttttctACATAGTTCCTTGTACAGAGTGCTATTACAAGTTGTGGTGATCAAATTTTGCGCAAGAATTTGGCTTAGCAAGAGAGTTTCAAGCATCAAAAGGAAGACCTTTGaaatggtgtatatatatatatatatagagtgagagagagagtgaaggGGTTAGATTGGTGTACTAAAGAAGCGCATGACCACATACTATTCACTTGTTTAACAAAGTTTCTCTCGGATTCTTATGGAGTTAGAGTATGCATCATCCACTCTCTTGTTTTTAGCAAAACACTTTCAATTCCACTGTCTTAATTACTTTCTTTAAACCAAAATGctattttaataagttattttgtttgattttaattgTATGCATGAGctatttattttggttaatcATGCtaaaaataataggataaaatttttcttcaaactagtttggaggaaatatcctccaattcatttaaaatagtgtcaagtgtctataaacatttaaaagccacattaaatttagtctaagttagtaaactactagtaatgacgttaagaatttaatgtgcattttaaatgtttatagacattcggcgctatttt
Coding sequences within it:
- the LOC132170724 gene encoding uncharacterized protein LOC132170724 encodes the protein MAASSTSSSSSSPASDSTLSSSHRRRRHRSHRDRDRDREALKIRKRSRSQTKRRRRHHRHSDDSHSSSSASDSSRSDSSSDSERGTSSHSKRHKKTDKPKKNKEKDRSKSHRHKQYSHKLKEKQQDERSSGPVQLSKFLGRDKDDGVRLSAISGKKIRLKVEKTKEDKAAENKRNELLKFLNASFD
- the LOC132168593 gene encoding pectinesterase inhibitor 12-like, producing NLIIKACDSTLYKELCRRTLQNDPESRAATSLEVLAKVALKHATSTATHIHDQVKKLLKSSSKPIKVALADCNELYQDALEQLDDSNTAFITKNYDISTYVSAAMDDADTCDQSIEEMAPGKSPIGSQGTTFSQLCSIVLAIAKQVK
- the LOC132172576 gene encoding GATA transcription factor 23-like (The sequence of the model RefSeq protein was modified relative to this genomic sequence to represent the inferred CDS: added 121 bases not found in genome assembly) codes for the protein MMDLVEKESLCVGMMSENKKCCSDCKTTKTPLWRGGPAGPKSLCNACGIRYRKRRVSMVGFSHVSCRKRDRSHGNASTAATTSSTPKPDGDGDGDRDLSECLKTKLMALGKDLLLQRSPSVMVTKKQRCQRRRKLKEEEQAAVCLMALSCDSVFA